The Lolium rigidum isolate FL_2022 chromosome 2, APGP_CSIRO_Lrig_0.1, whole genome shotgun sequence genomic interval AATAAGATTTTCCAGAGACATAAGATAGTTGCAAATCATACACGTATTTTTCAACATAAGCATATTTCTCCTCTATTGTGTAAATAGGAGATTTCAATAATGATATGGAACTCTTAATGATGAGAGGATCATTAGAACcagcaagtttatcagttttatcctcacataacatagtattttctACACATGGAGGATTCTCAAGTGAACATAGGCCATCATCTAGAGCATATTCAGTTTTAGAGTTATAATCACatgttggtggtgaaggtggaagaTCCCACTCTTCCCCAATCTTAGGTGGAACTATGGCTTattcattttctttatttatgtaatAGGCTAGCTTTTTCTTGGGTTGTGCGGTTCCTTCCAGTATAGTCAAGAACATATATATTATCAAAAAAGTTGTCTATGCAAAAATGAAGGATAAGATTAATATCACCATCATTTTATGGACCACACCAGTAGCTTTATAGATATCATTAATGAAAGTTTTTAATGCATAGACTTTCTTAAAGATCACAAATTCCTCTACTTCTGTTATCCCTAAATGAACATAACTATAACTATGATAGGAGGCAATTGAatgttctttatgtgatctacgTTGGAAGTCAAAGTGTTCACAAAAGCAAAAGTAACAAGTTCTTTCATAATGTTTAAGAAATTATTTGACAATGTGTTTTAGAGATTTAAATAACCCATCCAAAGGCTTTCCTTCTTTCGACCTTCTGTGTTCCAACCATAATTTTCCAATAATGGATGTATGAGCATTTTATCtggcatttttcatttttttcatttttattggcTTTTGTGTTGGAAAGAGAACTAAAAATAAAATactaaaaacaagacaagtaaaatacTTTGAAAAATCTAAAAGAGAGCTCACAATTGTCCAACCTCCCCAAGCTTGGTTGTTTGCACTAAGTTGATGAATATGACAGTGCCATAAAATAGTCTGGCAATTGTCATGGGAATTATTGTACTTTTGGCTTGATGAGCATGCAGTTGTGATATGCTCTTCcaactccccggcaatggcgcaagAAAATATCCTGATGACATTGGGACTCCAAGTCCAGAGTGTTGTGTCAATAGAGTATTttctccacaagggtgactcgagggttatatcgaactATCGGGGAATTGGTCAAGAGGTATCTCCCTTCCTCTTATTCTAGCAATcatgcaaagtaaaataaagccgTGTGTCCCCAACTCACCgtatggttgtcaagcacaagatttTGTATTAGTAATAGTAAAATAAAGTATTAacaaaagtaaagtaaactagacaaataaagtaaactaagtaaaagcagTAAAGAGTTGATTGTTTTGGGATTTTGTGtgcaaataagataactaactatttttgtattttcggattaaaatagtgatgCCAATAGAAAGCAAGATAAATGCCatagaaaggtgtttcttatgactcAAATTGGACCGGGTTTTATGGGTTCACTTAACTAttatctcttttaagttgtagtggataataacaattcatcaataagATATAAAGAATATAACTTCAATATGTataagatacacattcatatgtGAATCACTtcttaacatagagatgatgtaaTACATCTCtctttatactccacaagaaaggaaaaaaactTCATGCAattttgtattaagaattaacagagtatagcagtaagtactttgacatgatgtttgaatatcaaatatactaccttgaacaaacaagatcatcacttttgtcacgtgatgaacatatcacatgcattcactttatctctagtgagatagcaaaagaaaaggaaaatccaatcactaaaaccatgctattccatctaacacacacattaccccacacacgttcttgcatacaagttggatcaaaacaaatacttaagaacggggtacataatatccaTCTATCAATGCATATTACACAAATTAGTGTcaaatctcatagcacaatatcatagaataaagatccaccacataggaattacatatatgacaataatcatgttgggcagctcatatggtactaagaactatgaagaacacaaGAGAACTAGATCAAACTATTGCCACAAAcctgtagtccagaggtggactactcccccttgatcatggtgttgatgagTAAGACATtgggaaggtggagatccctccgacggtggctccgcggagtttccccctccaatcttctctgatgCAGCCTCCGTTTTCATGTTTCTGTGTttatgcggcgctctcctccagaAAATGCTCGGGGGTCATATACATAGTGGGTTTTAGTTCAAAATATGTAGGTTCGTGAAAGAATGGTCCAAAAGCCCATGATTCTTCTCTCGGTGAAAAAATGACTCCCcagaaatcctagctcaatttgacttcgtATATGTCTCTTaaggtgaaaaatacacaaaatagggttttcctgttctgcataGTTATAACACAAATAAAGAggttcattggtaaatccccatagaaCTTTATATAACATgaaaataacatcatatatgttgcaaatatgtggaattATGTGttaataaaggacaaagttcatgtatgcattttacatgcatcaccacGTAGCACATTCTTTTTAAAGGTCCTTGTGAAGGTGGTTTATATCCTCTTGTTCATGTGTCCGCGGGGTCCAAGCATGATCTCATAACCATCAAGCCTTCCTAATCTACGTGGCATCATCGTCTAGGACATCCTTCGTATTTTATTGTTCAACAACTTCTTAGGAAGAATAAACTTTTATACACCCCAGACATAAATTCTTACATATGTGATCCATGCCAATAGGCCAAGAGCTATAAACTGCCCTATCATACTTCTACTAGTGTGTCTACAATTTCTTTGAAACAAatcttttctgatgtatggggtcctgctcctGTATCTGTGAGCAATCATTCATAATATGTaagtttcattgatgattttagcaaaGTTACATCGATATATTTCCTTAAGAAACTTTCTGATGTGTTCCAATTGTTTCTTAATTTTCAACAATGTTTTGAACGCAAGTTTAATAGGAAGATCATCACCATGCAGACAGGTTGGGTTGGAGATTATGAAAAACTTAATAGTTTTTTCCAAAAAGTGGGCACTAGTCATCATGTTTCATGCCTTCATGCTCATAAAAATGGCTCCGTTGAATGCAAGCACTGTCATATAGTGGAGTTTTCTCTTGCCTTGTTAGCCAATGCTTCTATGCCCTTAAAATACTAGTATGATGTGTTTCTCACTGCCACCTTCCTTATAAACTTGCCTCCTACAAAAGTTCTCAACCTTGAAACCTCCACCCAAAAAACTTATTCATGTCAAACCTAATTATGAATCCCTTCGAGTCTTTGGCTGTGTTTTGGCCAAATATTCGTCCTTATAATAAGCACAAATCCTCTTTTCGTTCTAAACGGTGTGTTTTATTGGATATAGCCCTCTCCATAAAGGTTTCAAGTGTCTAGATTTCACCACATGGCGCGTCTATGTTTCTCGAGATGTCGTCTTTGATGAGAATGTTTTTTTGTTTGCTTCTCTTCATCCCAACGATGGGCGTCATCTTAGTGAAGCAATACTTTTGCTTCCTCAAGATACAATCTCTTTGGCATCTAGTGATAGGCGTGTGCAAATTGTTCTAGTTGTTGATGCTCTCTAGGTCATTGTCGAAGAGCCCTCTCGAAGTTCATGCACAAATGCTGAAGAAATTGATGCAAACACTGCTAATTCTGATTTGGTCAGCAAAATAGGACGAAAGGGACAAAAACGATCCATATACAGATTCAGGGCACACATCTGCCTCGAATCCTCCACCAGGAGCTGAATGTTCCGCCCTGCCACCTGACGTGACTGTGCGGGTGTCCCCAAAATCTCATGTTCGCTCCCCTGATGGGTCGTCTACGCTCTACTCCCCAGCGCCCACGTCGCCTTCGCGCAGATGCAACTACACGGGTCATGTGCTACCCCCCGCGTCGCGGTCCCTGTCCAACGTATCACTCGAGGAGCCATCATGCCCAATGTTGCGACAACAACACATGCTCCTGATCTTGAGTGGTACGTTCACTCTGCAGGATCTTAAAACAATGATGATCCCCATGATGATTCTACTGGTAATGGTTCTCTCCATACAGGATAGTCAGAGCAGCCAGTGACTGAAACTTCTGTTCGTGCTCCTGCTGTCCAGCAACCAGTCAACGAACCTCTTACTCGCCTACAAAAAGGTATGCGACAACCTAAGGTTTATACAAATGGTACTATGACATATGCCCTTTTGACTTCTACAGGCGAACCCCAAAATCTCTCACTGAAACTCTTACTAATCGAAACTGGAAAGTTACAATGCAAGATGAGTATGATGTTCTTCAAGCTAACAAAACTTGGCATATTTTTGCTCCAAGTCGCAACAAAGTTGTCATTGATTGCAAATGGGTCTATCGCATCAAGAAAAAGGTTGATGGTACTATTGACAGGTATAAAACTAGacttgttgcaaaaggttttacgCAAAGCTTtggtcttgattatgatgatatttCAGTCCTACTGTTAAAGCTACTACTATTCGTCTTGTTTTGTCCATATCAGTCTCTACAGGATGGAGTTTAAGGAAGCTAGATGTAAAGAATGCTTTCTTACATGGTGTTATGAAAGAGGAGATTTAAATGAAAACAACTACAGGGTTTTGAGTCTTTCGCTACTTTTTTTTGAGTCTTTCGCTACTTTAGATTATGTTTGCCAACTTGATAAAGCTCTATATGGGTTAAAATAGGTACTCAGGACGTGGTACTCTCGACTAAGCTCCAAGCTACCGTCTCTTGCCTTCACTCCTTCTAAGACTAACACATCTTTGTTCCTCTACAACAAGTCAGACATTACAATATCCATTCTCATTTATGTAGATGATATTATTGTTACAAACTGTTTTGACATGGCCATAGGTGCTTCTCTTCACAATCTCAGTTCTGAGTTTGCTCTTAAGGATCTTGGTGGCATTCATTTATTTTGAGGACTTGAGGTTCACAAACGCATGATAGCGTATTGTTAAATCAAGAAAAGTATGCTTATGCACGTATTGGCTGGTGTGGGTATGAAGGGTTGCACATCTTGTCCTACACCTCTCTCAATTAATGACATCTTATCTTTGACTAATGGATCTCCTCTTGGACCTAAAGACAATACCCGATACAGGAGGATTGTAGGGGTACTTGAATACTTGACTATGCCACGTCCTCATATATCCTTTTTAGTTAATAAGGTCCATCGGTTTCTTCATGCTCCTATTACTACCCATTGAATAGCCATTAAGCGCATCCTAAGGTACGTTGATGGCACACAAAGAGTTGGACTTACTTTTCAGAAACTATTATTATGTATATAGGCCCCTTGCAATGTACGAGCTTTTGAATGCGTAAAAACTATTATTATGTATATATGATCTTTGACTAACCTCAACATGAATATAGTCAACGGCAACAACAATCAGTATGCAACAATAGATGTAGCTGCTGCATTCGAACAATCAGGAGCATGATGCAAAAGAATCTTCTGATATGGAACATGAGTCTCAAGGTACCAGTCAAGTCAACCAAGAAAGGCCCCAGTATTTAAAATAAATGGGGCACGTCTCGATTAAATTGATAGACAAAGATCATCATATTTTGTCACCTAATAATGATAAAAGTAATGCTTTCATAGAATGTATCTATCGAGAAAAAGAACATTTGACACATAACACAATATTTCTCAAATATTACAccttttttatatatatatttttgataaagaatgctttattactttgataagcaattacatccagcctctgcataaccagatgcacacagccttttatagGTTTTAAGTGAAATGTCTGATGAAACAAAACTAGACGAAATACTTATCGAGACGATGTAATATAAGACGCCTAAGATATGggtggagcttcaatccgtagactatgctgccacccatgtagggaaaaagtatccctcgccgtagccttcaACCGTGTACAAAACTAGACCTCTTTTTATATATATATCAGAGTCGATTATGTAGTTAGATCATTGTGATCCACCTTCTTAGTAACTTCATTAGGGATACCACAGACGGCAAGTGGTTGGTTTCTTGCCATATATTTGATACAACAACTCTTGAGCTGCTCACAATTATATTGCTCAGCAAGATCCAAAGTGATACCCACCGTGTCCGTATCGAGAGTCTTGCTTAGTTTGCTCCCGCACATCAGTTTCAGCCTTTCCATGGCATACCTATCAGCCGCGACGAGTAAATGCTGCGCCATGTTGGTAGCATCTTCTGTGTCCTCCTCCATGAACTCAGGCAAGCAATCCTTGTACAGGTAATGCAGGAGGAGCTCAAAAACCTGAGCATCTATATCATCAATGCAGATGTTGTTTTCTCTGCTCTCCATCATGTAGCCACATAGCTGCGCGCGGAAGACCGGCGATCGTGCAGCGAGCACGCATGTGTGCACCTGGAATTCCTTGAACGATCCGATTCTAACAGTCATGTCCGCGTTGAAGCCGCTGTCTAGAAGGTTGCCGAGATCTTTGGCTAGATGTGAGGGTGGCACAATGATGTCGTCCGTGAGCTTGTGGACATTGACAACGCACTTGATCAGCAGGCAGTCATCCTTGAGGTATCCCGATGTGGCCAAATCGGCTTTGCTTACAAACTTGCCAGTGCCCCAACCCGAACTGGTGGACGAGAACTTCAGGGTGGTGAAGCTGTACTTGTGCTTCTCACCGGTGGACAGAGGCGTGGGATCCTGGAGGGAGAAGTCGAAGGACGCGGTGACCTCATCCTCGCCGGCATTCATCAGCAGGAGGAAAACATAAGCAAACTGATCGTCGACAGCCCTGTAGTCGCCGTTCGGGTAGTAGAGGATAGTCCAGTCACGATCGCCGACGCGGAAGATGCCAGACCTGACTAAAGAATGGCTGCCCCTGATCTGGGAGTGGCCGACGATCTTGAACAGGTGCTCGCCGGCGTGAACCACCACCGCGGACGAGGTCTTGGTTACCATGGCGGCGGCCGGCTATCTTTCAGTTCAGACAGCGCGCGCGTACAACGATCGATCTCGTTATTATAGCTAGGGCTCGTTATGTGTTAGATTGCATGTGCTGTTATCGAGCAAGCAAATATCCGTGATCAGAAGTAAGACATGCGGAGACTGCCGGAGAGATGTAACAGAGCCCGGTCATGTTGATCTCCGCCACGGATCGAagccttttttttttgtagaaaacGCTAGATCTCATCTGCTCTGATACAACGGATCGGATGGACCTAGGGTTCGGTTTCCCCGTTGAAGCCCACAGCTTCAGGTAGCAGTAGCACACCCTGCGCGAGCCATATTGCTAATAGACTTTTGTACACCTGGATTAACCTAATAGCACGCCGTTTTGTGACATTAAAACTGACAGAGTTTTTACCTCCTGGATTAGCCTAATCGCTAAGTTTTCTCAAATCCTTCAGCCGTCGTGTCATCGTTTCCCCGGCGCACAAATCGCCATGTCTAGCCATGGATCTAGCCTCGTCGATCCCTTGTGCGGAAGCGCATCGCCGGGGAACATCGGCAACAAGACCTCCTCAGCCGTGTCCGTCCACACCGGTG includes:
- the LOC124689691 gene encoding BTB/POZ and MATH domain-containing protein 2-like, which encodes MVTKTSSAVVVHAGEHLFKIVGHSQIRGSHSLVRSGIFRVGDRDWTILYYPNGDYRAVDDQFAYVFLLLMNAGEDEVTASFDFSLQDPTPLSTGEKHKYSFTTLKFSSTSSGWGTGKFVSKADLATSGYLKDDCLLIKCVVNVHKLTDDIIVPPSHLAKDLGNLLDSGFNADMTVRIGSFKEFQVHTCVLAARSPVFRAQLCGYMMESRENNICIDDIDAQVFELLLHYLYKDCLPEFMEEDTEDATNMAQHLLVAADRYAMERLKLMCGSKLSKTLDTDTVGITLDLAEQYNCEQLKSCCIKYMARNQPLAVCGIPNEVTKKVDHNDLTT